TCCAAACACTGTAAAGGCCTTTGCTTTGCTTTCCTTAAACGAGGGTTCTTGAATCATAGATGTGGGAAGGGGAAGTGGGAATCATAGtgattaaaataacttttggggtttcaaaatttattttcaattttaaaatttgtgctATGGGAATCGTGAAACAGATGATCCCCCCATTTAATCTATGCAAAATTAACATAATCCTTGGATCCtcttcaatttctctttttcttttttctcccttcaaacattattttacttttacaccaactgaaattttataattttgtaattatttttcttttttaactttttgttcaaacccaatttaattataaccttagatgattaaaaaaattgagtttttaaaagttaaagaatagaaaaacaaatataaaaaaaaataagaacatatatatataaaaaacaaaggtcATAAAACCacaatgatattttgaaaaggaaaaaaaaaaaaaaaactagaaatgaagaaaagaatatagttaaaatcttaaatataaaGCAACCAAATAGTTTGGTAAGTACAATAGATATGAAGCAAAAGCCAAAAAGAGTaagaaacacaaaaaagagagagagagaagtagTAGTTGTTAGTGTTGTTGATgaagttgaaatttgaaagtatagtTTTTGTGGAATATTAATTTGGTacctctctttttttgttaactttcCTTAGAAGACTTGTTTGGCTTGAATTCATTACTTCCTATTATTCTAAAccaaaaatgaattatatttgtttggttatgatgatgatgattttgGTGCTTCTTATTCTAACTTCTAAccaaaaacacttttttaactttgtttcTCAACCTTCTTTCACCAACGGCTATCACTtgtgtttgatttttgaagCCCATAAGAGGGGAAACACTAAACCAAAAGATACCTTAATCTTCTTCCTCAAGCTATCCTACTTCCCTCCATCACCCCATCACTCCATGCtcttgcttttgctttttttaattattcttttgcttttcatttattGATTCTAACATCCATtcaccaaaatttgaattcatatCATTTCAATCAACCTCAACCTAACAAATCTCAAACTTATTTAATGTAAGTTTCATGaagtatgtatattattttttgcgAGCGGTgagattttgaagtttttgttaGGATCGTCCGTGAAAATGAGTTGGTTTAaacaattcatccaaaaattaaagaaaagtctgcaaaaatagcaaaaaagtttatgataGTAGTGCTTGTGTcacttacattttttaaattgtaaaaatagcaaatttaaaagtagattaTTATCTAATTActgtcatatttgtcaaatttgcaatatgacaaaaaaaaagtgttagaattgtttttctctatttttttttgtcatcccCTGCAATTTTCCGAAATTCTACttctagttttattttgtatattgtgATTTCATTGTAATTACTGGttatcttttataataaaaaattattatatttgttgaaaatataataaaattttaaaatctaatcaACCCGATAGATATTAGTTTCTATCAATCATTGTAAGATCTATATACTGATAGAagttatatatcaattattgaTAAACACTAATAAAAGTCTAccgattttgattttgaaattttgttatagtttatatatttggattcattttgttatatttgaaaataaaagaaaaatattattttaatattttagtgaTTATTATATTCTATTGAATGGCATGCtttgaataattattgaaaataatatcattaaGCAAATCATCAACTTATCTAATCATTATCATATTCTcacaaatttgattataatacttttaaaaataaaatatatatcactttATGTAAGAATTTAAAAACTCTAATTTAGTGAATAAAAAACTCCAATATAGATGGATACTTTTTcgcacaaaagaaaaaggataccttttgagttttttatgttattttttcttaagttaaatatttatggaagAAGATTCTTAAAGTGTTATATGATTGTgtctatacatatatatatatatatacacatgtgTGTAGTGCAACATATGTAGGCTCTTCCAATATTGCCAATGAAATACATCGGTAGAATATATGGATTTTGtagataattgaaaaataagtaattCAATATTCCAAACATATTTAcgtttcatattttaattatatgtgTTTTGGTTACTCACtcagaaattaaattttaattaaatgttaaagatgtgttgttgaaaatatcagtataattataatataaataattattagttcaatttatgttaaaaagtttctataattattgttttgtaaatCACATGCCATATTCTCAACCACTAAATCAACTATAAATTTTCCAATCTCACGCTAAATCCACTCATGGACCGGGAACGTGCCCTTCACATTCctgatttttgtaatttaatattaattttgaagtgttaaattataatattattttaaataatgctttatttttattatatttaacatttgGTATGGTGACTGTGCTCCTCTTTAAAACCCCAAGGTCCTAGGTTCAAATACGCCACTTTATCCACTTACCATCTTTAACTCATTCACATGTCAAAAACCCATCAAATCTCATAAACTATACACTATAatccaaacaaaaactataattCATTCAATGGCTTCAATACAATCACGTAACCAcgatataattataataatgttcATGCCACAGTAAACGACATTAACAACCAAAACTAGAACCAACACGAAACGTTTGTAAATATCAACAAAAGCCACAAACTCACTGGAATACGTTACCAAAATGACCTTCCTTTACAAAAACCGACAAGGCTAACGGCAGCCCGACGATCGGCATGGCTGGTTGGGCGGTGGACGACAACTTAAGAAGAGAAGATTGAGACTGAGGTGGTGCATGCACAGGATGAAGGAAGGTGAAACCTTTTCTAATAATAACGTTTTTTAAATACTCCTGCTTTCCATGGCCtattaataactttataacaaataaaaaattgttattatttaactatatagtttttttttcttttcttttttcaacttaaatAAAGCATTATAATTGTCCTAAAATCTTCCAATATTTCAAAACCTTAACAAAACAATTAGAGAAAATTacttgaattaattatttgggaTATGTTATGAATTGGGTCCAAGTTCATTTAAAGCCCACCAAAAACATCTATATAAATGgatctctttttttcattcattttcgGAGGGAAGGAAAGACgttgaaaaaagaattgaaggCAAATGCTCTTTGAAGATTGGTGTTACGAAGTTCTAGGGAATATAACATAGCTACTCtcaaactttgaagatttgaaaaatataacattgtCTCACAAGATTTGGAGTTCATATATGATCaaagttctaaaattttgaagaatatgaCCTTTCAAACGATGAAGATCAAAGTCTTAATGgtctcaaattttgaaaaatgttctaaattactcttaaattttaagaaactgAAACTCTTAAGCtatgaagatttgaaaaatataattgagttCTCGAAGTTTTAAACTTGATTCAACATAATCCTTCAAGACCAACAATTCTGAAGGTTGATCCTTCAAGAAGATCAACAAGTCTAGAGACCAATcatatctaaaaaaatcaacaagctagaagtttgaagtttatcttttgagaaaattatCGTTATGTCACGAATACTTTGTTCAGGTTGGGGATGTTAGTGGAAGTTAAGTAGAAACTTTCCATCATTGCCATTGTCCAAGAATTCTCACAATATAATATTGttctcttattcttctttttaacaaataatttgattccatttcctttcatttctttcataaGCGTTTGTATTGGAGTGTCATTAAATTGTGCTTTCAAACCAACCCACAATATAGtatgttttagaaattatatttatgtaggcttaaatttataagagtaatttaataaattattagagTGTGCATATGAGATAATTTTGGTCGAACTTCttgtaatatatatctatttctattatcaattaatattgatttccCCCACACAAAAAAAGGCAGGAGATAGGGTTGATTCAGTTTCTTGGTGCATGGAGGAAAGCTGATAGAAGTCaaagagaaaaggagagagaagGCTGCATTTAGAGGAAGCATGAAATTAGTCATTGGAAAATGGAAAGAGTTTAGAATgagttaataattattaaaggcAAACAATAGCAAAATTCTTTGGAGGAGACAATATTGGGTTAGTTGGACATTGTAGGCATTTTCATAGGCCAATGGGTTCCTATTATGCAAACAGCTGATCTTGAGTCctttaaaactattttgagCAGCCACACGTTCCCAAATTAAAACTAACCAGATGGACTCAAGATCTTATGAAACAAGACCTAACTTTTGCATATGCTCCAACTTGATTtacaccaaaataaattaaaggtGGCTTTCTAACATAATGGTAAATTGTATACTTGTTGTTGTACTTTGTTCTGCCTACTGGTTATCTCATGGATGGAACAAAATGCCAAGATCGTTCAATAACCGAACCACCTAGTTACCTTGCCAGGTGAAATCGGAAGCTGCAAAACAGGAACAAGTTAGTATATGGCTGAGCCGTGGACACGCTCTCTTTAAGACGTTTCGTGACTTTGCTCTCTTTGTGCAAACAAATTGATCGTCTCGTCATCCCCAAGATAAAACAACCTTGGTCTTCAATTGGTTTTGCTCCACTCAACATACACACATTTGCTTGGAAGACTTCTCTATTACAGAGAGGAAATCGTTTATGCGTGCTTTCAGGAAGAAAGTAATATAtgacttatatatatatatatatagtaataggTGGGAAAAGCAACCAATGACCACAAAAATTAATGAGAAAACTTGGGAGGCAATCAAACGGTTTATTTAGAAAACCGAAAAccatttaattataaaacagttttggtttttggaaaGTCAAAGAAAATCGttttattataaagaaaacGTCGTCTCGCGTGTGGAGATATGGACATATCCACATTTGCCTATCTCATCTCTCCTTCGAAAACTTAGGTATCTTGAGGGCCTAAACCCATGAATGAAACAACGAATATATGAGGAGACTCTTGGGAAtgcaagttttgaaaaaaacaataatatattttttctttcacaaatTTTTCATCCAACAATTCCCACCTGAAAGTTTTTTACTATCAGTACTATAATCTCAAtctcataaataaaatattgaagaagaaaacaacactaaactattttaaaaagttatttaagtATTTATAATATgtcatatatatgtaaattatatttttttagaattacaTATGGAAGTGTCTTCCTCTGTCAATTAACCAAGCTAAGTAAGCAAagagaggaaggaaaaagtaaaGAGAGTTAGAAAGTAACTTGGAGTGGAAGTGAAGGAATGTTTTGAGAGTAAAAAGAGTATTATCTACAAAAGTATTCATcctaatttgtaaattttctaaatgaaagTTTCATTCTTTCAAGTGAGTGTCTCTTTCTCTTGTGCTAATTTCTTCGACGGAAAATTATGTCACCCATTTAGCATTTTATATACACGAGTTACCAGAATAATTAagtaaagatatatatttatatatatatatatatatatgtttaaatagATTCACACATATATGTTGTTTTTTACTATTCacacgtatatatatatatatttatatatgttgagAAGATCAGTAATccaatttgatttcttgaGAAGACTAATCCAAATATATCTATTTGATATATGGAGTTTTGAAGTCTTAGCATGCTAACTACTACTGGtcatacaaataataattatttgtatcttcaaTTAATGATTCTCAAAATGTTCAAgtttgcttcttctttttttctcccttttttaaaaagaatatatattatcagCAAAAGAATCCCATAACATTTAACAGTTGTTCTCAATATTGTATCATCCCATtgtttgtttaacattttacATTATCAATTAAATACAACATGCATCTCCTCTCATGATAATTCATTAAATGTCTAAGAAATGATTATGCATAATTTCCACCatcaattaatatatgtatatgtatattatcTTTGCTTCAGCTTGGATGCTGTAAGTTCCTCTCATTTTTGTTGATAAAGTAACCATTGTTAGCTTTATCTCATCTCATGGTAATTCATACTTCTACTTGtttgaaagttcaaacatCAAGAATAAGAAACACAACGAATAGAGCTTCAATCAATTGACATAAAAATCAGacttgaaataattttattgtgtAGCAAGACAACCCCACCACATGATCctaaatatgttttcttttcttcccacACAAAGAAATTTCCAACACTTACGTAGCAGCTTACCCCACCAGTTAGCCTCCACCTGAGGCAATggaaatattattattttctgcttTATTTTCAACGGTTGAGGTCTGAgttttttccaaaaagatCATATTTTCATCAAGTCATCGAAGTTGTACCATTGTATCCTAATTTTCCATGTAAAAGGTGACCCACCACACTTCTGATCTCATTAATAAAACAGACCCGTGATTGTTGTAAATAAAGACATAACTCTCCAAAACACATCTAATCTCCCTTACAAAATTAAAGCTAAGAcatagcaaaaacaaaaaaacaaattaattaaatggagGGAGGAGTTGAGGTGTTTGGATTTTGGCCAAGTCCGTTTAGTTTGAGAGTGGAATTGGCTCTCAAACTCAAAGGCATCCAATACCAATACGTTGAGGAAGATGTATTAAACCAAAAGAGCGATTTGTTGGTGAAATACAACCCAATTTACAAGAAGGTTCCTGTTCTTGTTCACCATGGAAAACCTATTTCAGAGTCTCTTGTAATTCTCGAATACATTGAAGAAACGTGGAAACACAGTCCCATCTTGCCCCAAGATTGCCATGAAAAAGCTCTTGCTAGGTTTTGGGCTGCCTATATCGATGGAAAGGTACACAAACATTATTGCTGccctcaattttttttttattattcatttttcctGTGTATTTTTGCAATCACTCTCAACTTTTAACCGTAAAAGTTGGATTGTGTTGTAGAAATGGTACAAATTGAGCCGTCAAGCTTATGAAATTGTTACAATTTCTAGTTTGTACTGttgctttaaatttaaatgttttataacTATCGGGCTTGTCTCTAGCCCTCTCCCACCTCCTGTTCTATACTTTTGTATAACTACTGGGCTTATCTCTAGCCCTGGAGATGTCCGAGTAGTTGGAGCCATAACGAATGGTTTTAACCAATGgttttttgttatgttatttgataacaatattttttttaaaagtgcatgtttaagttttgaaaaaaaaacataggctttgaaaacaaaaatacttaCATACATCTTTTGTGTATTTCACCAAATATAGACAGCTGACAAATGTTTAGCTTCTTActtcatttctaatttttgtgCATGCGGTTAGGATACACCAAGTCTTActctttgaaattttgtaagagTTCAAATATGCTGTTATATATGAAAGATGAAGTCCATGTTGGGAAAAAAACTCCAGTTTATAGAAAgcaagaataaacaaaaataaaaaactataaaagaaaacacacaaATTTACGTGAACAACTCTACTGAGAAAACCACAAGCTATTGGTAAGAAATCccattttgcaaattttttttattaatcacACAAAATTCTCTCTGCGCTACCTCTCAAAGCATTTGTTTGTATATGTCACTCACACCTTTTCTCCACTATCTTAGTATATaagccaaaaataaaatttaattagaactAGTACACCCAAATTTTGAAGCGTTCTTAACTATACAACAATTTGAAAACCAAGCCAAAGATTTCTGTTTATAGTGTTTGGAGTTCGATCGCTTAATTGAATAGGATTGCACACTCTTCTTGTTATATCCTGCTTGTACAAATTACCATTATAAGCATGATTAGATGAAAagaatcataattttttaacaagCAAATGGTAATAAAACAGAAGTAACagtaataattgattttgattttcaggTAGTGTCTGCTTTAGGAAAAGTTTGCGGAAGCAAAGGAGAAGTGATAGAGGAAGCAGTAGAAGAAGCAAAGGAGGCATTGGAACCACTTGAGAAAGAGCttaaaagcaacaaattttttgGGGGAGAAAAAATTGGGTTTTTGGACATTGTGGGCATTCTCATAGCCTTTTGGATTCCTGCCAGTGAAGAAGCTTTAGGGATTGAAATGTTAACAGCCCATAAATTTCCAAACCTAATACAATGGATTGAAGAACTTGCCAATGACAATGTCGTGAAGGAGCTTATCCCTAAAAAGGATGACCTTGTTACCCATATGAAAACTGTTCTTGGAAAAAACTAGCTAAAAGATCATTTCAAGTTATACATTGTGTTAGTGATGCGATCTCACTtcctttgtttgttttaattgatttaatttagttGAGATTCGGTGGTTGAGTTTGTTCGGATCTTTCTTATGATATCTCACTAAAGAGGTTTggattattatttagtttgttcagattaatatataaagaagTCTTTGTGGTTCTGCATTATTTTTTGGAAAGAGATATTCTGAAGAGTGGTTGATGTTGAGGATGCACTTTCAAGAaccaacatgaatataagaaCATGAAGCTATGATTGCAAGTGGTCATTCATTAACGGAGTGATCCTATTAATGTTatgattattgttattgtacAATATAGTTTTGATGGCTGAGTTTGTCCATGGTCGTTAAAGTGTTGTACCCTCAGTCCATTGTAATGATCAATTATCATATGTCGTCTAAAACGGTGCTATAACAACCCGTACAACAATAATATGTATGTGTTTTCTCATatgttttatttcaataacTGGAATATGAACAAAGATGATTGtgattttatgattgattgaaaagttggaaaaagaaatcttCTTTGTATGCACGCGCGGTgcgagagagagaagaaaatcaCGAAAGaatatatgtttgtatatatagaaatttCTAATTACTAAGAAATGGAGTTTTAAATAAGAGATGTGGTATTCTATGATATACGAATTTTGGTGATTGATTGCCGAGAATGCAAGTGGAAAAATCTCCACCAAGGCGACATATTGATTTAAGGAAAATTCCACCTGGTGGGATAAGAACAAAGGAGCTTGAGCTGAGAATGAGGGCTGGTTGATTTTCAACATAAATTTTGATGGTCCTGTCCGACCCCAATATAATTGAGTCATGAGGTAGAAAATCTCTGATTGGAATGGAAATGGAAGATCTCATCatgtaaaatgaaaagatgttGCGATCtctatgaaatatatatgaattcttactaatttcactagatattagtttaattttgagatgaaatttATGCTTATTgatctattattataataacatgTTTGCTACACCCATGATTGATGGAGATAgaagttttattaaaagaaaaaatttagattgCAACACCAAGGGTTAAAgagtctatatatatatatatatatatatatatacacacacacacactagATATATGATATTCAAGACATTCTTCCAATGCCCTAAACAAAGTTCATGTTCCTCAGTCCTCACAAACCACTAACATTCTCTAGAAAGTAGAtaatacaaaacaaagaaacccaCACATATGGGAGTACataatataaacttaatttttaaaataaaaaaaaactaaaaacgaaATCATGCCAAACAGGGTTCTAGtttctcatttgtttttcGAATTTTCTGTGTAGatgtatttgtatatacacACAGCTTCTAGGTGAAATGATGAAAGCAAGGAGCAGGCAGGGAAAGGAGAACGAAGAGCAGTAGCAGAGACATGTGAAGCATTGAAAACACTAAAAGAAGAGCTGAAAGTGAAGAGATTCTTTGGAGGAGAGACGCTGGGATTTGTGGACATCGTCACCAACTTCATAGCGTATTGGATTCCAGCCATCGAAGAAAGTCTTGGCCTCGACGGTTTGTTGAGCACTGAGATGGAGAGACTTCCAAACCAACGGCGATGGTGCAATGAGTTTGAAGAACACGCCATTGTCAAAGTTATTCCGCCTCCAAAACAAGACCTCCTTGCTTTCTTTATATCTCAGTTTGGAACCAATGTTGCTTCCAAATAAATGATATCGTGCTTGCATTGatcctaaacttttaaacattttaaatttgtaataagtTTTCTAGTTTTGTATCTATTTGGTATCtatataatctaaaaattaaaagttctaatacaacttaaaattagttttaattatgtatcaaatagatttatgaaaagtcttcttttttcaaattcacgTTATGTGGTAGCTATCTATATTATTCttacaaatcaaatcaaatgatttaGAGTGGTCCTAAACAATTGATGGATGGTAATAACTCAAATCTTTTTAagataaaacttaaaattaggAAGGATTGAAGTATTGAAGGCCGAGAAATGAACTCTATCATGCTGACTGATATAGACAAGTGAATTAGGAGAGAATGTTATTTTAGTAAGTGATATTGAAATTGTACTCTAGAGTACTTAACCATGTGTATCGATGGAATCAGATAAAAcaccttatatatatatattattctactCTACATAGTTATGGATACAACTTAATACACTTACTAAATCATTAACTAGTTTGAGCTTTTCGAGCTCTGTGGCTTTTGGTCTGCTTCCGTTGGGTTTCTTCTCCTGGTTTCAATGatctctttatattttttatattgtttaaaactaaatttactttaatttttttaaaaaaaactaaatttagaattaggggtgtttgaaatttatctttaaatgtttaatttattattttgagtttatatttaacaaatcacataaaaatttgtatcatatctgaaaattttgatagtcATCCATTTGGCtagaaataataatcaaaactaTTGTAAACAACGGTAGATTTAGTATAGATCTAGAAGAATTTTTCCcaactttatgttttttatataataataataatatatgtatataagtATACCATGTTAAACATCACTCCTTACATTTTTTTCGTCGATATTTTTACTGaagtataacaaaaattgaaattcagGTTATGCCGGCGGTACTGAGAGTTGCAAGAAGCCAAGAAGACGAAAGAGAGAAGGGTATAGAAGAAGCGGAAGAGACACTTGAACCACTTGAGAAAGAGCTTAGTAACAAGTCATTCTTTGGAGGAGacaaaattgtatttgttGAGACATTGTAGGCCTCATTTTAGCCGGCTGGATTCCTGCAACTGAAGAAGCTATAGGGTTTGAGCTTTTATCAGCCCACAAGTTTCCAAATCTAACCAAATGGAGCCAACAT
This is a stretch of genomic DNA from Cucumis sativus cultivar 9930 chromosome 4, Cucumber_9930_V3, whole genome shotgun sequence. It encodes these proteins:
- the LOC105434443 gene encoding glutathione S-transferase U8; this encodes MEGGVEVFGFWPSPFSLRVELALKLKGIQYQYVEEDVLNQKSDLLVKYNPIYKKVPVLVHHGKPISESLVILEYIEETWKHSPILPQDCHEKALARFWAAYIDGKVVSALGKVCGSKGEVIEEAVEEAKEALEPLEKELKSNKFFGGEKIGFLDIVGILIAFWIPASEEALGIEMLTAHKFPNLIQWIEELANDNVVKELIPKKDDLVTHMKTVLGKN